The sequence ATAAAGAAAATAAAAGATAAAGATGTTGAAGGTGCAGTAGATGTTATTTTTCAAAAAAATATGTTACCTTCAATATGTGGTAGAGTTTGCCCGCAGGAAACTCAATGTGAAAAACTATGTGTTTTGAATAGAAGAGAAAAACCAATAGCGATAGGAAAACTTGAAAGGTTTGCAGGAGATAGAGGGGACGTCTCTTTTTCTTGTACATACTCAGGACCTATTGCGGCTGGTACTAAGGTTGCGGTTGTAGGTTCAGGTCCAGCTGGTTTAACGTGTGCGGCGGAACTTGCAAGGTGCGGGATAGTTGTAACTGTGTTTGAAGCGCTCCATACACCGGGCGGAGTACTTGTTTATGGGATACCAGAGTTTCGTTTACCTAAAAAAATTGTTAATAAAGAGATATCTTTTCTTGAAACCCTTGGAGTAGAAATAAGGAATGATGTTATTGTTGGTAGAACAATAACAATAGATGATATTTTTGATATGGGATATAGAGCTATTTTTATTGGTTCTGGTGCTGGGTTACCTTCTTTTATGGGCATAAAGGGAGAAAACCTTTTAAGGGTATATTCTGCTAACGAGTTTCTTACAAGGGTTAACCTTATGAAAGGGTATCTTTTTCCTGACTATGATACTCCTGTTAGTGTGGGTAAAAAGGTTGCAGTTATTGGTGGTGGTAATGTGGCTATGGATTCTGCAAGAGCTTCTTTGAGGTTAGGGGCTGAACAAGTAAACGTTTTATATAGAAGAACAGAAAAAGAGATGCCTGCCCGATTGGAAGAATATGAACATGCAAAAGAAGAAGGTATCAACTTTATATTTCTTGTGCAACCTCTTGAGATTCTTGGCGATGAAGAAGGGTATGTGAATGGTGTAAGAGTTATACATAATAAGCTTGGTGAACCTGATGAGAGCGGTAGAAGACGTCCTGTTCCAATGGAGGGTTCGGAAGAAATTATCCAAACAGATTCTATTATAGTGGCTATTGGGCAAAACCCAAGCCCTTTAATTCCAAATACATATAGGAAGCTTCAAATTGGCAAGAAAGGCAATATTATTGTTGATGAAAGGACCTGTGAGACAAATGTTTCTGGAATTTTTGCAGGCGGAGATATTGCAACAGGTGCTGCAACTGTTATTAGCGCTATGGGTATGGGCAAGACAGCTGCAAAAAGTATAATTAAATATCTTGAAAAAAAATAATAAGTTAAAAATGAGGATTGCAACGTCGTAATCCCTCGGAGATACTCGGGACAAGACTCATTTTTATGTTATGCCTATTACCAGTATGGGTTAAGTGAGAGATCCTGAAACAAGTTCAGGATGATAGGGTAGTGAAAGGCACAAATGATGGGTAGCATATTCAACCAAACAAGGAGGTTATAATGGGAGGCGGTTTAACTGTATTACTTGTTGTTGTATTTATATTTTTGTTTAATGCAATAAAGGTTGTAAATGAGTATGAAAGAGGAGTTGTATTTAGATTAGGAAGATTGGTTGGCGCAAGAGGTCCTGGTCTTTTTATACTTCTTCCTATGGTTGAAAGAATGGTAAAAATTAGTTTAAGGACTCTAACGTTTGATGTGACGCCTCAAGAAGTAATGACTCGTGATAATGTTCCAATTAAGATTAATGCTGTGGTCTGGTTTAGAGTTATGGATCCAAGTAAGGCTGTGGTTGAAGTAGAAAATTACCATATGGCTACAATGCAACTGGCTCAAACTACTTTAAGAGGGATAGCAGGTCAATTTGAGTTAGACCAGATGCTCTCTGAAAGAGATACAGTTAACCAACAGTTGCAACAGATTATAGATCAACAGACCGACCCTTGGGGAATCAAGGTAAGTATTGTAGAAATAAAAGAAGTTGAACTGCCTGATACTATGAAAAGAGCAATGGCAAGGCAGGCGGAGGTGGAGAGAGATAGAAGAGCAAGAATTATCAACGCTGAAGGAGAATATCAGGCTTCCGAAAAATTGAGGGACGCCGCAAAGATACTTGATGAGATACCTATAGCAATCCAATTAAGGTATTTGCAGACAGCCTCTGAAATTGCAGCAGAGAAGAATACAACTGTCCTCTTTCCTTTACCAATGGAATTTTTAAAGTTTTTTGATGCACAAAAAAAGAACGGTTAAATTAGTTTTTATATGAAAAAATTTAAAAATATTGGCATTGTAGGGCTTGGCTTGATTGGAAGTTCTATTGCTCTTGAAATTAAAAAGAGGAAACTTTCAGAAAAAACTACCGGTTTCAGCAGACGGCTGGAGACCCTTAAAAAAGCTAAAGAGAAAGGGTTAATAGATGAATATTTCCAGAATTTTGAGGAAGGGTTAAAATACCTCGATTTTCTTATCCTTGCTACCCCAATAGAAATTGTAAAAGAATATTTTACTAAAATAAAAAAAGAGGGGTCTAAAGTTCTTGTTACAGATGTTGCAAGTATTAAAGAAAAAATAGTTGAGGAATCTTTAAATATTCTTGGAAAAGAGAACAATTTTGTTCCTTCTCACCCTATGGCTGGTTCTGAAAAGAGCGGAATGGACGGAATTGAAGATAACCTTTTTGACGAGAAATATGTTATTATTACTCCGACAGATAATACAGATAAGAATAATATATCTGTTGTGGAAGGATTCTGGGAATCTCTTGGAGCTAAAACTTTTTTTCTTTCACCGTCAGAACACGATAAATTGATAGGTTTAACCAGCCATTTTCCGCATTTGATGGTATATTCGTTGATTTCTCTTTTTGAGAAATACCAGAAAACAGATGTGTTGTTCAGGTGTGTTGGGACAGGTTTTTCTGATACAACAAGGATAGGGAAAAGCAATCCTGACCTCTGGGCTAATATTTTTCTTACAAATAAAAAAAATATGATTTATTGGATAGAGGAGTATGAGAAAGCATTACAAGAGATTAAGGAACTTTTGCTTAATGATTCTTTTGATAAACTAAGGTTTAATTTAAGTCAACTAAAAATGGTAAGGGAAAGAGTAGATGAAAAGGAATGAAATTTTTGAGAATAACAGAAGGATTGTTATAAAGATAGGAACTCAGGTATTGACTTCTGATAATAATAGGTTAGATGTTTCTGTGATAGAACATATTGTTGAACAGGTTTGCCAGATTAAAAAAAATGGGGTTGAAGTTATTATTGTTACCTCTGGGGCCATTGGTGCAGGAATGCAGGTTTTGGGTTGGCATGAAAGACCTAAAAGCATAAACAGGTTGCAGGCTGCTGCAAGTATAGGGCAGAGTAGGCTTATGCGTGTTTATGAAAGACTTTTTAAAGAAGAAGGTTTTAATGTTGGTCAGATACTTTTGACCAGAGATGTTTTTGTGTCTAATGAGCGAAAAAAGATTGCAATGAGAACCTTTTCTACTCTTTTAAAACTCGGTGTTATCCCAATAATTAATGAGAACGATAGTATAGCAGTAGATGAGATTAAATTTGGCGATAATGATACCCTATCATCTCTTGTGGCTGAACTTATAGAAGCTGATATGCTTATTTTTTTGACAGGGGTAGATGGTTTAAGTAAAAACGATCCCAAAAAAAATAAGAATAGTAAGGTCATAAAAGAGGTCAAAGATTTTAAAGAGATTTTGAGTATAGAAGAAGGGGCTGTGTCAAAGCAAGGTACTGGAGGAATAAAGAGTAAACTGGCAGCAGTTAAGTATGCAACAGATAGAGGTGTTTTTTGTATCATCTTGAATGGTAAAAAAATGTGGAGTATAACAAAAGCGTTTGATGGAGAGATAATTGGGACTCTTTTTTTCCCAAAACTACTTGAACAAAAATAATATGGACTGGAAAACTAAAATATCTGAGCAGGCTGAAAAGATGAAGAATGTTTCATTAAAATCATTAGGTTTTACAACTGAACAGAAAAACAATTTTCTTTTGAAACTGTACGAAAATATAGAAAAATATAGAGATAGTATCTTACGCTCTAATAGTAGAGATGTTAATAAAGCCAGAGAATCTAACCTCCCTGAACCTTTTATAGATAGATTGGCTTTAACCAATAAAAGAGTTGATAAGATGCTTGAAGCTATTGGTGTTGTTACAAATCTTCCTGACCCTGTTGGCGTTAAGATTTGGGAAACAGATAGACCAAACGGACTACACATAGAGCGGGTTAGGGTGCCAATAGGTGTTATAGGAATAATTTATGAATCAAGGCCAGACGTTACTATTGAAGCAAGTATACTTTGTATTAAGGCAGGAAACTGTGTTGTTTTAAGAGGCGGCAAAGAGGCAAAGTATTCCAATAGCATACTGGTTGAAATTTTAAAAGAAAGTTTAGTGGAGGTAGGATTACCTGCTGATATGGTGAATTTAGTTTCTGTTGGCGGAAGAAAATCTGTGAGGTATCTACTTTCTTTATCAGAATATATTGATTTGATTATTCCGAGAGGCGGTGAATCTCTAATAGAAACAGTTGTTCAACATAGCAGAATCCCTGTTATAAAACACTACAAAGGTGTGTGTCATACATACATTGATAAGTATGCTGATATTGATATGGCTTTAAAGGTTGCAGTTAACGCAAAGATTCAGAGACCTTCTACTTGTAATGCAACAGAGACGTTGCTTGTTCACAAAGATGTATCTAAATCGTTTATTCCGGCAATAATGGAAATTTTTATGAAGGAGAAAGTAGAGGTTAAGGGTTGTAAAAAGACACTAAAGATTGTTTCAGGTATAAAAGAAGCTACTGATAAAGATTGGGAAGAAGAGTATCTTTCAATGAAAATTTCTATAAAAATTGTTGATTCAATAGAAGATGCAATAGAACATATAAATAGGTATGGAACCTCTCATTCTGAAGCTATTGTTACAAGTTGCAACTTAAATGCTACAAAGTTTTTAAAAGAGGTTGACGCTTCTGCTGTTTTTCATAACGCTTCAACAAGATTTACCGATGGAGGCGAGTTTGGGCTTGGGGCTGAAATAGGAATAAGTACCGATAAAATACACGCAAGAGGTCCTATGGGCCTTGAAGAACTTACTTCTTATAAATACTTAATTTACGGTTATGGACAACTTAGGCAATAGGATAGGAATAATAGGAGGAACGTTTGACCCTATTCATAACGGGCATCTTATTATAGCTGAAAAAGCTCGAGACGAGTTTAGTCTGGAAAAAGTAGTTTTTATACCTGCTGGTAACCCTCCACACAAAAAAACTTTTTTTGCTTCGGCTGAGCAGAGATATGAGATGGTTAAAACTGCAGTAAAAAATAACCCTTTTTTTGAAGTGTCAACTATAGAACTTGATAAGAAGAGAATTTCTTATACCTATGAAACAGTGTTACAACTTGAGCAACAATATTTAAATTCGCAGTTATATCTTATTATTGGTGAAGATTCTTTTCTTGATTTAGCTTCGTGGCACAAATACGAGTTGTTAGCAAAAAAAGTTGTTTTTCTTGTGGCTCGCAGGGATTTGGTAGAAAAATCTGTAAAACCTCCTTTAGATATTGAGATGTTAAACTACTATTTTATTTCATCGCCATTAGTGGAAATTTCATCTTCATACATAAGAGATTGCATTTATTTTGAAAAAACAGTAAAATATTTAATCCCTGATAAAGTTTTTGAATATATAAGGAGAAACAATCTGTATGGATTTAATAACACTTAAAAAAAAGATTAAGGAAATATCAGAAGAAGCGGGTAAAGAAATAGAGAATATTAAAGATAACGCTACTCTTGATATATGGAAAATAAAATATCTTGGTAGAAAAGGTGTAGTTAACTCTCTTTTTTCAAATATGTCTGAGTTAGATATTGCTTCTAAAAAAGAGGCAGGAGTTATACTCAACAGTCTAAAAAACAGTTTGACTGAACAATATGAGTATAGGTTGTCTTCATCAGACCAAGAGAAGAGTGATATAAACCTTTCTTTTCCGGGAAAACCTGTATCGATAGGTCATCTGCACCCTATAAGCGTAACCATAAGAGAGATGTCTGAGATTTTTACAAGACTCGGTTTTGGTATTGTTTCAGGTCCAGAGATAGAGACTTCATATTATAATTTTGAGGCTTTAAACATTCCAGATGGTCACCCTTCGAGAGATGCTTGGGATACATTATATTTGAATGAAGCCGACAAGATTCTTTTAAGGCCTCATACAAGTCCTGTTCAGATACGTATGATGGAAAAAAAGTCACCTCCTTTGAGAATTGCAGCGGTAGGAAAATGTTTTAGAAGAGACGCTGTTGATGCTACCCATAGCCCTGTTTTTCATCAGATGGAAGGCTTTATGGTTGACACAAATATTAATTTTTCACATCTGAAAGGTGTTTTAACATATTTTATTAACAAGATGTTTGGAGATAATATTAGTGTTAAGTTTACTCCTTCGTATTTTCCTTTTACTGAACCGAGTGCAGAGTTAAGTATGTCTTGCATTGTCTGTAAAGGGAAAGGATGTTCAGTATGTAAAAATTCTGGATTTATAGAAGTTCTTGGTTGTGGAATGATACATCCTCAGGTCTTTAGAAATGTTGGGTATGACCCTGAAAAATATACAGGATTTGCTTTTGGGATGGGGATAGAGAGACTTGCAATTATAAAATTTGGAATAACAGATATAAGATATTTTTATCAGAATGATATGAGGTTTATTACTCAATTTATTTAACATAAAATGGAATAAAAGAAATGAAATATTCACATAATGCTATATCAGAGTATTTGTCAGGAAGTATTGGAAAAGAAGTTCTAATAGAGTACCTTGATTTGCTTGGCTTGAATCCTTTAGTAATATCTTCTGATGAAAAAGATATTATTTTTGAACTGGAAACACCTGCAAACAGAGGATACCTTTTAAGTCTGCTTGGTGTAGCCAGAGAGGTGCTTCCTTTTACTTCTTGTGACCTTAAATTGCCTGATGATGGTTTTGAAGAAGATTTTTCTTCTGATATTTCTTTGAAGATTGAGAGTGAAAACGACTGTCCATACTATTCTTGCCGTGTTATGAACGGCGTAAAAAATGTTAATTCTCCAGAACATATAAGAGAAGTTCTTAACAAGATGGGATACAGAAGTTCCTTTAGCACAGTTGATATATCTAATTTTGTT comes from bacterium and encodes:
- a CDS encoding prephenate dehydrogenase gives rise to the protein MKKFKNIGIVGLGLIGSSIALEIKKRKLSEKTTGFSRRLETLKKAKEKGLIDEYFQNFEEGLKYLDFLILATPIEIVKEYFTKIKKEGSKVLVTDVASIKEKIVEESLNILGKENNFVPSHPMAGSEKSGMDGIEDNLFDEKYVIITPTDNTDKNNISVVEGFWESLGAKTFFLSPSEHDKLIGLTSHFPHLMVYSLISLFEKYQKTDVLFRCVGTGFSDTTRIGKSNPDLWANIFLTNKKNMIYWIEEYEKALQEIKELLLNDSFDKLRFNLSQLKMVRERVDEKE
- a CDS encoding slipin family protein yields the protein MGGGLTVLLVVVFIFLFNAIKVVNEYERGVVFRLGRLVGARGPGLFILLPMVERMVKISLRTLTFDVTPQEVMTRDNVPIKINAVVWFRVMDPSKAVVEVENYHMATMQLAQTTLRGIAGQFELDQMLSERDTVNQQLQQIIDQQTDPWGIKVSIVEIKEVELPDTMKRAMARQAEVERDRRARIINAEGEYQASEKLRDAAKILDEIPIAIQLRYLQTASEIAAEKNTTVLFPLPMEFLKFFDAQKKNG
- the gltA gene encoding NADPH-dependent glutamate synthase, producing the protein MERVKDSRQDKDVRVKNFEEVTFGYTQQEAVVEATRCLQCKNPPCVKGCPVEIDIPSFIKKIKDKDVEGAVDVIFQKNMLPSICGRVCPQETQCEKLCVLNRREKPIAIGKLERFAGDRGDVSFSCTYSGPIAAGTKVAVVGSGPAGLTCAAELARCGIVVTVFEALHTPGGVLVYGIPEFRLPKKIVNKEISFLETLGVEIRNDVIVGRTITIDDIFDMGYRAIFIGSGAGLPSFMGIKGENLLRVYSANEFLTRVNLMKGYLFPDYDTPVSVGKKVAVIGGGNVAMDSARASLRLGAEQVNVLYRRTEKEMPARLEEYEHAKEEGINFIFLVQPLEILGDEEGYVNGVRVIHNKLGEPDESGRRRPVPMEGSEEIIQTDSIIVAIGQNPSPLIPNTYRKLQIGKKGNIIVDERTCETNVSGIFAGGDIATGAATVISAMGMGKTAAKSIIKYLEKK
- a CDS encoding glutamate-5-semialdehyde dehydrogenase, translating into MDWKTKISEQAEKMKNVSLKSLGFTTEQKNNFLLKLYENIEKYRDSILRSNSRDVNKARESNLPEPFIDRLALTNKRVDKMLEAIGVVTNLPDPVGVKIWETDRPNGLHIERVRVPIGVIGIIYESRPDVTIEASILCIKAGNCVVLRGGKEAKYSNSILVEILKESLVEVGLPADMVNLVSVGGRKSVRYLLSLSEYIDLIIPRGGESLIETVVQHSRIPVIKHYKGVCHTYIDKYADIDMALKVAVNAKIQRPSTCNATETLLVHKDVSKSFIPAIMEIFMKEKVEVKGCKKTLKIVSGIKEATDKDWEEEYLSMKISIKIVDSIEDAIEHINRYGTSHSEAIVTSCNLNATKFLKEVDASAVFHNASTRFTDGGEFGLGAEIGISTDKIHARGPMGLEELTSYKYLIYGYGQLRQ
- the proB gene encoding glutamate 5-kinase, which encodes MKRNEIFENNRRIVIKIGTQVLTSDNNRLDVSVIEHIVEQVCQIKKNGVEVIIVTSGAIGAGMQVLGWHERPKSINRLQAAASIGQSRLMRVYERLFKEEGFNVGQILLTRDVFVSNERKKIAMRTFSTLLKLGVIPIINENDSIAVDEIKFGDNDTLSSLVAELIEADMLIFLTGVDGLSKNDPKKNKNSKVIKEVKDFKEILSIEEGAVSKQGTGGIKSKLAAVKYATDRGVFCIILNGKKMWSITKAFDGEIIGTLFFPKLLEQK
- the pheS gene encoding phenylalanine--tRNA ligase subunit alpha produces the protein MDLITLKKKIKEISEEAGKEIENIKDNATLDIWKIKYLGRKGVVNSLFSNMSELDIASKKEAGVILNSLKNSLTEQYEYRLSSSDQEKSDINLSFPGKPVSIGHLHPISVTIREMSEIFTRLGFGIVSGPEIETSYYNFEALNIPDGHPSRDAWDTLYLNEADKILLRPHTSPVQIRMMEKKSPPLRIAAVGKCFRRDAVDATHSPVFHQMEGFMVDTNINFSHLKGVLTYFINKMFGDNISVKFTPSYFPFTEPSAELSMSCIVCKGKGCSVCKNSGFIEVLGCGMIHPQVFRNVGYDPEKYTGFAFGMGIERLAIIKFGITDIRYFYQNDMRFITQFI
- the nadD gene encoding nicotinate-nucleotide adenylyltransferase; translated protein: MDNLGNRIGIIGGTFDPIHNGHLIIAEKARDEFSLEKVVFIPAGNPPHKKTFFASAEQRYEMVKTAVKNNPFFEVSTIELDKKRISYTYETVLQLEQQYLNSQLYLIIGEDSFLDLASWHKYELLAKKVVFLVARRDLVEKSVKPPLDIEMLNYYFISSPLVEISSSYIRDCIYFEKTVKYLIPDKVFEYIRRNNLYGFNNT